TAAAAATATGtgtgtttaaaatttttctttttacatgaaAAGATCCTATTCCTCCCTGGGTCTGTTAGGTACTATCTTCTGTAAATATTATTATGTTGTAACATTTTTCATGGAAAGTGAAAACAGAAAGTCTGCTAATAAGGCTTGATCAAGTTTCGTGGAGTCTTGATTGTGTTATAAAGGAGAAATGAAATAGGGTTTCAATCAAAATCTTTTTTGCtttgtctttgaatttattGGGCTTGTTGGACTTAATTTGATACATCATCAAcgtaattaaattcatagtaaGGCTTGGTTTGATTGGGGATGGAAAAATGGAAGAATAGAAaagatattgttttttttttttattgtttttttttatgcatgttTGATTGTGGGTAGAAAAGTCTAAAAAATGGAGaactcttttatttaaaaagaaaaataagaagatagCAAATGTAGAtggtataaatttactcttatgcccttagtatataatttttttaataaatattttaaagtatttaaaaaattgaaaaaaaaacctaaaaattaaaagtttaaaaaaggaaaaaaaataaagcaacgAAAAAGGAGGGAGGAGATGGTAGATAGGTAATTTCCCATCAAACCCTTGAGCCCCACAAAAATCATTCCCCTCCtcaaatcaaacacacaaatCCCTTCTATTTTCTCCTCCCCACAAATCACCCCAACCAATCACTATCTTTAGGTTAAAgacaattttcacatttttaattgaactaacttgtagttttattttttatattacccTAATTATGGTaaagacacacacacatatataaaaggACTTCCGTCCAATACTTATGTACACTGATAAAGGCTCATGTCAGTTTTAAGGTTgccttttagtttaaaaaatagcaatatcTTTCCTTATGTCTTTGTAATGAACAATTTACATTAAAGGaaacatctttttcttttctttttttccaatcAAAATGTGTCTAAACATACATGTTAATAATCTTAACACTCAAATAACAAGCAACATGACTTACAATTTGAAGGACCATTACTTGTGGCAtgtaatctttttattatttatttaaatatattaaggTCATCACTGTACATAAAATTTGTTggcaaaaatccaaaattgacCCTCTAAGTTTTAACTTTTGTCATTTCGGTcatctaaattttagttttgttatttcagtcctctaagtttcaaattttgtcaattaagTTCCCCATTACCCTTCTGTTAGTTGTTGCCATTTACTAACcaaaatgatgtcatttttggctcttttttattttttattttaatttcgtaatagaaagaaaatgtaaaactattattacaaaaaagaaaaataagaaagaaataagGAGAACGATGTTGTTCCCCGctgaaaacaaaacataaaacccaacCCTAGCCCACTGATACCCTAGCTCACCAATTTCTAAGAAAACACAATTAAGGggttgagggagaaagaaagagagggaaagtgAAAGAGTGAGAGATCGAGAGGGGGAAAGGGTTATTCTCTTATGTTAGATAGCTATTGTAGTTTAGTATTCAGTTTAAAAGCCTTTTGACAAGTAGTAAATTCTTGTGCTCAAGTATAGAAGGTGCCAGATTCATGTGATATTTCACATGCGTCATACTTCTAATTGTCGAACTCTAGATTATAACTTTAGGATATGCTAAGCAAATAAAGATGAAGGCAACTACTTGTTTATGAAGTTATAGAACTCACTAGGCAATCCTTGTTCAAAGAAGTCTTGCTGGATGAGAAGTCCAAGAATCATTCATTGTGAATTTAAGCTATCTTTGAAATTGAGGAGTACTCTAAGTTGTAACACCAAACTATGCTCTTTCATTCAAGAGAATCAATCAGACCTAAGCTATGATACCTTGCCTCGCCATCTCCCTCTccctttctccctctttctttctttctccctcaGCCCCTTAATTGTTTTCTCAGAAATCGGTGAGGCAAGATATCAGTGGGATAGGGTtcggttttgtgttttgttttcaGCAGGAATGACAttgtttcctcttttttatttatttatttatttttttgtaataacagttttacattttcttttaattatgaaataaaaaaaatagcccAAACAACGTCATTTTGGTTAGTAAACGGCAACAACTAACGGAAGGGTAACGGAGGACTTAATtgccaaaatttgaaaattaaaggattgaaatgacaaaactgaaacttagaggacaaaaatgacaaaagttgAAACTTAAGAGGGTTAGCTTTGAATTTTTGCCAAATTTGTTTGGTATTGGAGGGCATTAAGGCCGTTAACATGAGTCTTTAgtctcatttttcaaaaatttgtttgtttatcttaATTTAACATAAATAATAACTGCAAGGATAGAGTGCTTATTACAAAAAGATAATTGAggaatttgtaaattttaaattaaacggAGACATTACATTTTCCATGTACTTATTGTTTAGGAGGAATGGTACAATTTATCTGTATATTAATAAccttttaattaagaaataataactTAGCAGAATGTTCCATTGTTGACCATGACATTTTTACACATGTAATTCTTTTCAAATCTGGttatattaagaaataaataaaataaaaattaaggaatcattattattatttttattttttttgaaaaatgagtcATTATTTGGaattattagtaatatttataAACCTTAATAACTTTATAACCCTTATCACCATATAATTTCTACATGAAAAGCATACTTTTATGATAGAATCATTGGTGCTATAAAATTTTAGCTATATGGAGGGAGGACCTATTGATTTTGGCTGACTATTATTTAAAAGACTCAGAAAGTACATTTGACTTACAAAGCACTATTATACTAGtatttagtatttttgttttttttttttttttttaagtaaagggtttttttttttttttttttttttttgtgaaaagaGTATAGGGTCTATCAACTTGTTGGTGGACATGCGATCGACAGATTGCACAAAACATTGCTCCCAGCAAATGCTGGCTCTGCCTCCTATCTTGCTTCACCCCTGCTTCCAGTATTTGTAACATCTCCACTGGAAAAGCATAAGTCTGCCTCTCGAACTAGGTTAGTTTACGGATCATTCCGTGTTCTTTTTGGGGTGCTAACTGCTCCAATTGGGAGAGTGAAACTCCTGATCCAGTGCCAAGATGAGATGATCAAGTCAGGTAGACTACCTAAGCCTTCATTACTGATTGTTCTGGCAAAGCAGTTCACAATTCCTTTATATAGACTACCTAAGCCTTATAAAGGAATTGTGAACTGCTTCGCCAGAACAATCGGTAATGAAGGCTTCAGATCCCTTTGGAGAGGCTACATCCCTGGTGTCATCAGCGACGTTTCCTTTAGAGTAaattttcagcaattttttcttttataacttATTGTGCATTAACTGGGCTTCTTAAACTTGATTTTGACCATTAGAAATTTGTagatgtttttgttgtttatttcttctttgtctcGTCTAATCTTGTTTATTAAATCCACAGTATTTATATGTACAACAGGTAATAAGCTTTGGCTTTAACAACTATTTTCTGACTTTAACCAATTTCAAGAAAGACAAAGATGGCTACTGGAAATGGTTACTCGGAGGCTTGGGAGGAGGAATTTTTGCTAATTTAGCAACTCATTTTGTTGTTTATCCCCTAGATTATGCCCAGACTCGCCTAGCCAATGATATCAAGACAAACAATAAGATTGAAGAAAGGCAATTCAAAGGTTTGATTGATGTCTACAAAAAAACTATAAGATCAGGTGGCATAGCTGGACTGTACCGTGGATTTGCTATCTCATGTTGTAAAAGCTTATTAAGTACTGGGGTCTACTTTGGCATACATGTTATCTTCAGGCCGTTTATGTTACACTGGGTCCGGTCACAGGTCAGTGCAAACATGAGAATTTAGTGTCATTGGGGCTATTTCCTTGATGACATTCATAGCTCCTATACCCAGCATGCATTGCTTTTTTACAATCAAGGTCGcccttgatttattttttccaagtgTTTCTTGACAAATTCCTTTcgctctctcttttgtttttggttacaTTTGACTTCcccaatatttttaattttaattgtctaAGTGGCATCTTCATTTCATGTAATccagagatttttttttttaaaggttttgcTATTGCTGATAAGTGTGAAATAGCAATCCATTCATGATACAGAATTATGTTGAATTACACTTGCTGTTTTTGTAGGATGACTTCTTGGCTGCACCAGTAATGGCAGTGGGAGTTGCAGTTTGTCAAAAGATGGCAACTTACCCATTGGACACTGTAAATAGGAGGATGATGATGACCTCTGGAGAAGTTAAGTATCAGAGTTCAATGCATGCATTTGCAGAGATTATCAGGAATGAGGGTGTTAAGTCCCTTTATAAGGGTGGAGGTGCATGCATCCTCGAAAAAATAACTTTATCCGTTATTTTGACTGTTTTTGTCACAAGATTGCACGATTATTTTCCACAAAGAAGTCTAATTCTGTAAAGAGGAATGGGCCGGCTGGTGGTGGTCAATCTGCATCAACTCTCGCCATTAAATGGACATATGGTAAGAAGGACTAGGGGCAACGGTGGTGGAGGCCCACGCAGAAATTTCTCTTCTAAGGTGAACAatgatttagattttctttacaATTAGAGTTCAGTTGACAGTCTGAGAAAGGTCTTctgtaatataatattatagGAAGTAAAACAATAGTTCCTAGGTTTATGAGTCTGGGCTTAACCTCTTCCCCGTAGTAAACAAATGAGTTTGTATTGTGCTGACTTCTAAAAATTGGATACTATAATTACCACCACTTGAAACCAATGCATCTACCGGAAGCTTAATAGCATTAGATCGTCTAATACATCTTTTTCTTAGTCAATGATCAGTTACATCTTTTGAGTACTTGCATCTGAGTGTGTGAATGAGAATTGATGCTCACCTGAGAAACTTTTAGGATGTGCATTCCCTCTATAgcaatattatttgttattaactAAAATatgtgggattttatttttgatgagtGCTCTTTCACTGATTTACACCTTTAAACTCGGTGCAGAATGAGTCTTGAAAGAAGCATATTGAACTTTAAGACCAGTTTACTAGTTTTAAACTTCATTTGGGTCACTGGGTGCAGGATTTCATTACATTTGGCAACTTGAAGTGATTCACAACCTCTGTGAGGAATGATTTTGCCTGCAAGTGTTCTAGCACTAcctaaatttatcaattttgaaAGTTTCTTCTTGATTGGTGTTGACAGAAATGTGATATTGAAAATTGCAATGATTTCTTATTGGAGTGAGAATCTGCCATTGCATATGGCTCTGCTTAGGTGAGTTGGGACTAGT
This genomic stretch from Quercus lobata isolate SW786 chromosome 3, ValleyOak3.0 Primary Assembly, whole genome shotgun sequence harbors:
- the LOC115980260 gene encoding ADP,ATP carrier protein 1, mitochondrial-like; this translates as MPRHGNISNYGLHLPSMRFLTVDAIFVTSPLEKHKSASRTRLVYGSFRVLFGVLTAPIGRVKLLIQCQDEMIKSGRLPKPSLLIVLAKQFTIPLYRLPKPYKGIVNCFARTIGNEGFRSLWRGYIPGVISDVSFRVISFGFNNYFLTLTNFKKDKDGYWKWLLGGLGGGIFANLATHFVVYPLDYAQTRLANDIKTNNKIEERQFKGLIDVYKKTIRSGGIAGLYRGFAISCCKSLLSTGVYFGIHVIFRPFMLHWVRSQDDFLAAPVMAVGVAVCQKMATYPLDTVNRRMMMTSGEVKYQSSMHAFAEIIRNEGVKSLYKGGGACILEKITLSVILTVFVTRLHDYFPQRSLIL